A window from Pseudomonas campi encodes these proteins:
- a CDS encoding glutathione S-transferase family protein, translating to MSLTLVIGNKNYSSWSLRAWLALELAGVDYDEQLVQLYGADSRRQLLQHSPTGKVPVLKCEDGVIWDSLAIAEYLAERFPEAHLWPRGSAARAFARSVCAEMHSGFVPLRSHLPMNLRRNQPLAELPAEAAADIARVCALWQECRQRFGQDGPYLFGHASIADAFFAPVAARLRSYQVALPAEAETYVNTIYQWPAFQRWYRAGLQETESNA from the coding sequence ATGTCCCTGACCCTGGTAATCGGCAACAAGAACTACTCGTCCTGGTCGTTGCGCGCCTGGCTGGCCCTTGAGCTGGCGGGCGTCGACTACGACGAGCAACTGGTCCAGCTCTACGGCGCCGACAGCCGACGTCAGCTGCTTCAGCATTCGCCGACCGGCAAGGTGCCAGTGCTCAAGTGCGAGGACGGGGTGATCTGGGATTCCCTGGCCATCGCCGAATACCTCGCCGAACGTTTTCCGGAAGCCCATCTGTGGCCGCGCGGCTCGGCCGCCAGGGCCTTCGCCCGCTCGGTCTGCGCGGAGATGCACAGCGGTTTCGTGCCGCTGCGCAGCCACCTGCCGATGAACCTGCGGCGTAACCAGCCCCTGGCCGAACTGCCGGCCGAGGCGGCAGCGGATATCGCGCGGGTCTGTGCCCTGTGGCAGGAGTGCCGCCAGCGCTTCGGTCAGGATGGCCCGTACCTGTTCGGCCACGCCAGCATCGCCGATGCCTTCTTCGCCCCGGTGGCGGCGCGCCTTCGCAGCTATCAGGTGGCGCTGCCGGCCGAGGCTGAGACCTATGTGAATACCATCTATCAGTGGCCGGCCTTCCAGCGGTGGTACCGCGCCGGCCTGCAGGAAACGGAGAGCAATGCATGA